A genomic stretch from Bosea sp. F3-2 includes:
- a CDS encoding extracellular solute-binding protein, translated as MTSSISRRRFGALAGAAATASALLPASVLAQAKTLTVLGHRVHQTAATTGPGGDATEGFRKGNEASVNWVTFGDVNAVHERLLREASLSETSIDVAYLVNGRAVPRNLQLFEPLDVLMKQAPIEAFDDFAPGLIAPLKVGDALHGIPVRHATNALIYNEALLEEKGVSKLPTSFEELTELARKLTFKREDGTQVYGLAFTAVFASNFLTLARCLGGDYMTSDGKIVAAEPPMVKTLTLLADFYKAGVLPRNFATVNNEEITTWMQQGRAAMTINPFARLVTYNDPTKGKYGGRFKSLLPPMAADLAGKVAFAPTVEFWSLMIPKNAKQKPLSWEFIRALSSKAGTTAMALNGNGPTRISTYADEKLKAAMPYATDEAAALKASRIHLPAFDEQARAHDIFVEETQAAVLGRKPAQQAMDDATARVKPLFGQ; from the coding sequence ATGACATCCAGCATCTCGCGCCGGCGATTCGGCGCGCTCGCCGGCGCCGCTGCGACCGCCTCGGCGCTGCTTCCCGCCAGCGTTCTCGCCCAGGCGAAGACACTGACCGTGCTCGGCCACCGCGTCCATCAGACGGCCGCGACCACCGGTCCGGGCGGCGACGCGACCGAAGGCTTCCGCAAGGGGAACGAAGCCAGCGTGAACTGGGTGACCTTCGGCGATGTCAACGCCGTGCATGAACGGCTGTTGCGCGAAGCTTCGCTGTCCGAGACCTCGATCGACGTCGCCTATCTCGTCAACGGTCGGGCGGTCCCGCGCAACCTGCAGCTCTTCGAGCCGCTCGACGTACTGATGAAGCAGGCGCCAATCGAGGCCTTCGACGATTTCGCTCCCGGGCTGATCGCACCGCTCAAGGTCGGTGATGCGCTGCACGGCATCCCGGTGCGCCACGCGACCAACGCGCTGATCTACAACGAGGCGCTGCTTGAGGAGAAAGGCGTCAGCAAGCTGCCGACGAGCTTCGAGGAGCTGACGGAACTCGCCCGCAAGCTCACCTTCAAGCGCGAGGACGGCACGCAGGTCTACGGCCTCGCCTTCACCGCCGTCTTCGCCTCGAATTTCCTGACGCTCGCGCGCTGCCTTGGGGGCGACTACATGACGAGCGACGGCAAGATCGTCGCGGCCGAGCCACCGATGGTGAAGACGCTCACCCTGCTCGCCGATTTCTACAAGGCCGGCGTGCTGCCGCGAAACTTCGCGACGGTGAACAACGAAGAGATCACGACCTGGATGCAGCAGGGCCGGGCCGCGATGACGATCAATCCCTTCGCCCGTCTTGTCACCTATAACGACCCGACCAAGGGCAAATATGGTGGCCGCTTCAAGTCGCTGCTGCCGCCGATGGCAGCCGACCTCGCCGGCAAGGTCGCCTTCGCGCCGACGGTCGAGTTCTGGTCGCTGATGATCCCGAAGAACGCCAAGCAGAAGCCGCTGAGCTGGGAGTTCATCCGCGCGCTCTCCTCCAAGGCCGGGACGACCGCGATGGCGCTCAACGGCAACGGGCCGACGCGCATCTCGACCTATGCCGACGAAAAGCTGAAGGCGGCGATGCCCTATGCCACCGACGAGGCCGCCGCGCTCAAGGCTTCGCGCATCCATCTCCCCGCCTTCGACGAGCAAGCCCGCGCTCATGACATCTTCGTCGAGGAGACACAGGCCGCCGTGCTCGGCCGCAAGCCGGCGCAGCAGGCGATGGACGATGCGACGGCGCGCGTGAAGCCGCTGTTCGGCCAATGA
- a CDS encoding extracellular solute-binding protein, which translates to MSQRTTLDRRQFGAGILGLSFAGFGSAAQAQSGPFNVFTHRVMQTVATGAQGGDITKDWAQKNGVTVQWTTFDTGPLQERLFREASLGETSVDVGFVVNTQVVPRAATLFEPLDDYLKNDPVEDPADIFPGLMQGMKVGGKQLAIPFRHASSGLHYNEEILAEKGFSKPPATIEEMIEIAKACSYRRPDGTQVVGLCTPGVTYPNVIDLARAWDGEFITPDFKCVADQPPMLNAIRTLRELFQANAFPRSFATLSPEDVNVWMQQGRAAMSLQSMGRNRIYNDPQKSKFPGKIKTIAVPASKTLAGRYAAAPAKVEFWGMVIPKNAKRKDLAWSFIKAMSSKEATLKAALNGNGPVRASTYADQSFAGTVPYAGEELKVLKVARVPMPAFDEAARAGDLFKEEAEAAVLGMKTPEEAMASLVKRVQPLLPA; encoded by the coding sequence ATGAGCCAGAGGACGACGCTCGACCGTAGACAGTTCGGAGCCGGCATCCTGGGCTTGAGCTTCGCCGGGTTCGGCAGTGCGGCGCAGGCGCAGAGCGGCCCGTTCAACGTCTTCACCCATCGCGTCATGCAGACGGTGGCGACCGGCGCGCAGGGCGGCGACATCACCAAGGACTGGGCGCAGAAGAACGGCGTCACCGTCCAATGGACCACCTTCGATACCGGCCCGCTGCAGGAGCGTCTGTTCCGCGAGGCGAGCCTCGGCGAGACCTCGGTGGATGTCGGCTTCGTCGTCAACACGCAGGTCGTGCCGCGCGCCGCGACGCTGTTCGAGCCACTCGACGACTACCTGAAGAATGACCCCGTCGAGGACCCGGCCGACATCTTCCCCGGCCTGATGCAGGGTATGAAGGTCGGCGGCAAGCAGCTCGCCATTCCCTTCCGCCACGCTTCCTCCGGCCTGCACTACAATGAGGAAATTCTGGCGGAGAAGGGCTTCTCGAAGCCGCCGGCGACGATCGAGGAGATGATCGAGATCGCCAAGGCCTGCAGCTATCGCCGCCCCGACGGCACGCAGGTCGTCGGCCTCTGCACGCCGGGCGTGACCTACCCCAACGTGATCGACCTCGCCCGCGCCTGGGACGGCGAGTTCATCACGCCCGACTTCAAATGCGTGGCCGACCAGCCGCCGATGCTGAACGCGATCCGCACGCTGCGCGAGCTTTTCCAGGCCAATGCCTTCCCGCGCAGTTTCGCGACGCTTTCGCCCGAGGACGTCAATGTCTGGATGCAGCAGGGCCGCGCCGCGATGAGCCTGCAGAGCATGGGTCGCAACCGCATCTACAACGATCCGCAGAAGTCGAAATTCCCCGGAAAGATCAAGACGATCGCGGTGCCCGCCTCGAAGACGCTCGCGGGCAGATACGCCGCCGCCCCGGCCAAGGTCGAGTTCTGGGGCATGGTCATCCCAAAGAACGCCAAGCGCAAGGATCTCGCCTGGAGCTTCATCAAGGCGATGTCGTCCAAGGAGGCGACGCTGAAGGCCGCGCTCAACGGCAACGGTCCGGTGCGCGCCTCGACCTATGCCGACCAGAGCTTCGCCGGGACCGTGCCGTATGCAGGCGAGGAACTGAAGGTGCTCAAGGTCGCGCGCGTGCCGATGCCGGCCTTCGACGAGGCCGCCCGCGCCGGCGACCTGTTCAAGGAGGAGGCGGAGGCTGCCGTTCTCGGCATGAAGACGCCGGAGGAGGCGATGGCTTCGCTGGTGAAGCGCGTGCAGCCGCTGCTGCCGGCCTGA
- a CDS encoding FadR/GntR family transcriptional regulator → MSDTARSVLDDDDLFAGGDVVPMRLGDAVIQRITQAIHEGRLKPGDSLPSEARIAASFGVSKPIAREAIRQLAAMGVVHIQQGKPTRVQALDAAPLDRFYRFAVRGRANGLTEAVELRRILEPPIAAHSAVRRSAEDIEKLDLILARMEDALGNVPRWIEADLDFHEAVAASSGNRLLDFQIRGLRPVIREVMEIFNSREARGPEDWQRTFERHVRVVDAIRAGDPIAAAAAMNKHFEAAEAAIAELANHREDHHEPEDDARP, encoded by the coding sequence ATGAGCGACACCGCCCGTTCCGTGCTGGATGACGACGATCTTTTCGCCGGCGGCGATGTCGTGCCGATGCGGCTCGGCGATGCCGTGATCCAGCGCATCACGCAGGCGATCCACGAGGGGCGGCTCAAGCCAGGCGACTCCCTGCCTTCCGAAGCGCGCATCGCCGCCTCCTTTGGCGTCAGCAAGCCGATCGCGCGCGAGGCCATCCGCCAGCTCGCGGCGATGGGCGTCGTGCATATCCAGCAGGGCAAGCCGACGCGGGTGCAGGCGCTCGATGCTGCCCCGCTCGACCGCTTCTACCGCTTCGCCGTGCGCGGTCGCGCCAATGGCCTGACCGAGGCGGTCGAGCTGCGCCGCATCCTCGAGCCGCCGATCGCGGCGCACAGCGCCGTGCGGCGCTCGGCCGAGGATATCGAGAAGCTCGATCTCATTCTCGCCCGGATGGAGGATGCGCTCGGCAACGTGCCGCGCTGGATCGAGGCCGATCTCGACTTCCACGAGGCCGTCGCCGCCTCATCCGGCAACCGTCTGCTCGATTTCCAGATCCGGGGCTTGAGGCCGGTCATCCGCGAGGTGATGGAGATCTTCAATTCGCGTGAGGCGCGCGGCCCCGAGGACTGGCAGCGCACCTTCGAGCGGCATGTCCGCGTCGTCGATGCCATTCGGGCTGGCGATCCCATCGCGGCCGCGGCCGCCATGAACAAACATTTCGAAGCGGCTGAAGCCGCCATCGCGGAACTCGCGAACCATAGGGAGGACCATCATGAGCCAGAGGACGACGCTCGACCGTAG
- a CDS encoding mandelate racemase/muconate lactonizing enzyme family protein, producing the protein MPASRISKVVAHPLRATLPKVQRTSQGDYPAIEIVVVEVETADGTIGVGEGLCRRGAAGYARFIEEALVPRLIGRDAADRRALWKAMRAALSGRPGGQIVEAIAAVDIALWDIAGKQAGEPIHRLLGGMGRKEVAAYASSINWLDDATVEAEVAAALKAGFREIKVKLGHPLRDAVARAKLIRRLAGDDIALYVDANWAYDVDDALIVGRALADLGYGFFEEPIAPHDREGYRRLAQHLPIRLAAGESDFVASEALTMLQDRSLGLIQPDVTRSGGITETWRIAELAATFNTAYAPHVGWSGAICVAASLQLAAAAESFRTFECMVYENPLRDAFTHPLVGEGSQLVDGKLTIPQGPGLGIEIDREALKRFRIA; encoded by the coding sequence ATGCCAGCCAGCCGGATTTCAAAAGTCGTCGCGCATCCGTTGCGGGCGACCCTGCCCAAGGTCCAGCGGACGTCGCAGGGCGACTATCCGGCGATCGAGATCGTTGTTGTCGAGGTCGAGACCGCGGACGGCACGATCGGCGTTGGCGAAGGCCTCTGCCGGCGCGGTGCGGCCGGCTATGCACGCTTCATCGAGGAGGCCCTGGTTCCACGGCTGATTGGCCGCGACGCCGCCGACCGGCGCGCGCTCTGGAAGGCGATGCGGGCGGCGCTCTCGGGCCGGCCCGGCGGGCAGATCGTCGAGGCGATCGCCGCAGTCGACATCGCGCTCTGGGATATCGCCGGAAAGCAGGCGGGCGAGCCGATCCACCGCCTGCTCGGCGGCATGGGACGCAAGGAGGTCGCGGCCTATGCCTCCTCGATCAACTGGCTCGACGATGCGACGGTCGAGGCGGAAGTGGCAGCGGCGTTGAAGGCCGGCTTCCGCGAGATCAAGGTCAAGCTCGGCCATCCGTTGCGCGATGCGGTGGCCCGCGCGAAGCTGATCCGCCGGCTCGCCGGCGACGACATCGCGCTCTATGTCGATGCGAACTGGGCCTATGACGTCGACGACGCCTTGATCGTCGGGCGCGCGCTGGCCGATCTCGGCTATGGCTTCTTCGAGGAACCGATCGCGCCGCATGATCGGGAGGGTTATCGGCGTCTCGCACAGCATCTGCCGATCCGCCTCGCAGCCGGCGAGAGCGATTTCGTCGCAAGCGAGGCGCTCACCATGCTGCAGGACCGCTCGCTTGGCCTGATCCAGCCCGACGTCACGCGCTCCGGCGGCATCACCGAGACCTGGCGCATCGCCGAGCTCGCAGCGACCTTCAACACCGCCTATGCGCCGCATGTCGGCTGGTCCGGCGCGATCTGCGTCGCCGCGAGCCTGCAGCTCGCCGCGGCGGCGGAGAGCTTCCGGACCTTCGAATGCATGGTCTACGAGAACCCGCTGCGCGATGCTTTCACGCATCCGCTCGTCGGCGAAGGCTCGCAGCTCGTTGACGGCAAGCTCACCATCCCGCAGGGACCGGGCCTCGGCATCGAGATCGACCGCGAGGCGCTGAAGCGCTTCAGGATCGCGTGA
- a CDS encoding sugar ABC transporter permease — MTTRTPLSAIALVSPVQLMIGGIIFLPAIYVFWLSLNQSSFGQQASFVGLANYAKVLADPYFWKALLNTVIIVAVVVHVELLIGLGMALFFASGVPFRPLLLAIVLAPYAVSEVTAVVMWRYLFEPDVGMMSRLLATIGLPPIEWAVNPSHGLAMVSLLSIWLHLPFSFIILYAARLSIPSDLYEAAAIDGASAWTSFRRVTLPLLMPALLIAALFRYIFAFRLFSEVWLMTGGGPARSTEVMAVYLYLEAFRYNAFGSAAATGWLLVLASLLLALFYLRRLYREMFGKHA, encoded by the coding sequence GTGACCACCCGCACGCCGCTCTCCGCCATCGCGCTGGTCTCGCCGGTCCAGCTCATGATTGGCGGCATCATCTTCCTGCCGGCGATCTATGTCTTCTGGCTGAGCCTCAACCAGTCCTCCTTCGGCCAGCAGGCGAGCTTCGTCGGCCTCGCCAACTACGCCAAGGTGCTGGCCGATCCGTATTTCTGGAAGGCGTTGCTCAACACGGTGATCATCGTCGCCGTGGTTGTGCATGTCGAGCTTTTGATCGGGCTCGGCATGGCGCTGTTCTTCGCTTCCGGCGTGCCGTTTCGGCCGCTGCTGCTCGCCATCGTGCTGGCGCCCTATGCGGTCAGCGAGGTTACGGCTGTGGTGATGTGGCGATACCTGTTCGAGCCGGATGTCGGGATGATGAGCCGACTCCTCGCCACGATCGGGCTGCCGCCGATCGAATGGGCGGTAAACCCGAGCCATGGCCTCGCCATGGTCAGCCTGCTCTCGATCTGGCTGCATCTGCCCTTCAGCTTCATCATCCTCTACGCCGCGCGGCTCTCGATCCCCAGTGATCTCTACGAGGCCGCCGCGATCGACGGTGCCTCGGCCTGGACGTCCTTCCGCCGCGTGACGCTGCCGCTGCTGATGCCGGCGCTGCTGATCGCCGCGCTGTTCCGTTACATCTTCGCCTTCCGTTTGTTCTCCGAGGTCTGGCTGATGACCGGTGGCGGGCCGGCGCGCTCGACCGAGGTGATGGCGGTCTATCTCTATCTCGAGGCTTTCCGTTACAACGCCTTCGGCTCGGCCGCCGCCACCGGCTGGCTGCTCGTGCTCGCTTCGCTCCTGCTCGCGCTGTTCTATCTGCGCCGGCTCTACAGGGAGATGTTCGGCAAGCATGCCTAG
- a CDS encoding carbohydrate ABC transporter permease has product MPRLLRHLLKLLGVLAVVAWSLLPIGLIALSSFKADRDIFSPTGALSFAPTLANYQALWSRWGDFFFGLWNSFLITVGATVLAVGVSLLAGFAYSRFASRSLQASAFFLIFMRLIPPIVITLPLFPVVNWLGLNDTHFILILLYATFFVSLGTVVMRTFIDQIPRELDEAAMMDGASQMQIIARVILPMAAQGMLAVSVFVIVYAWNEFLFAFIFTTTKAKTAPLVISEMIGAVEGVEWGVLFAASTVQLVPVLAFVILMQKHLVAGLTAGAVKG; this is encoded by the coding sequence ATGCCTAGGCTCCTGCGCCACCTCCTTAAGCTCCTTGGCGTGCTGGCGGTCGTCGCCTGGTCGCTCCTGCCGATCGGCCTGATCGCGCTGTCCTCCTTCAAGGCCGATCGCGACATCTTCTCGCCGACGGGAGCCCTCTCCTTCGCGCCGACGCTGGCGAACTATCAGGCGCTCTGGAGCCGCTGGGGCGATTTCTTCTTCGGCCTGTGGAACAGCTTTCTCATCACCGTCGGCGCGACCGTGCTCGCGGTCGGCGTCTCGCTGCTTGCCGGCTTCGCCTATTCGCGCTTCGCATCGCGGTCCTTACAGGCCTCGGCCTTCTTCCTGATCTTCATGCGGCTGATCCCGCCGATCGTGATCACGCTGCCGCTCTTCCCGGTGGTGAACTGGCTCGGCCTCAACGACACGCATTTCATCCTGATCCTGCTCTACGCCACCTTCTTCGTCTCGCTCGGGACGGTGGTGATGCGCACCTTCATCGACCAGATCCCGCGCGAGCTGGATGAGGCCGCGATGATGGACGGCGCCTCGCAGATGCAGATCATCGCCCGCGTCATCCTGCCGATGGCGGCGCAGGGCATGCTGGCCGTGTCGGTCTTCGTCATCGTCTATGCCTGGAACGAGTTCCTCTTCGCCTTCATCTTCACCACCACCAAGGCCAAGACGGCCCCGCTGGTGATCTCCGAGATGATCGGCGCCGTGGAAGGCGTCGAATGGGGCGTGCTCTTCGCGGCTTCCACCGTGCAGCTCGTGCCGGTGCTCGCCTTCGTCATCCTCATGCAGAAGCACCTCGTCGCCGGCCTCACCGCCGGCGCGGTGAAGGGGTAA
- a CDS encoding efflux RND transporter periplasmic adaptor subunit — translation MVVTEPLRPQQGETAQTPPPVPEPPGPSRAAAVVVAVSVAAIVGLSLWYLAQPQPLLIQGEADATRIDVAARVDGRVGQRPVSRGDNVAAGQLLVEIDNPQLLTKLRETEAAKQVALADLARIQVGTRAEVVAQRKAAVASNEANLTLAQQNYDRTKRLSERDFASVQKLDEATATLDVAKRSAQQAKLAYDEAVAGYTPEERAVAKASVAKAEAAIETLRAQVGELAVKAPVAAQVYQLGIELGEYVSPGVSLLSLVDLSDVWLRFDLREDLVKGLKVGERFAVRIPALGDQLITVEVRTIATRGEYAGWRATRATGDFDLRTFEVRAYPVEKLPLLRPGMSAYADWNKVR, via the coding sequence ATGGTGGTGACGGAGCCGCTTCGACCGCAGCAGGGCGAGACTGCCCAGACCCCGCCTCCCGTTCCCGAGCCGCCGGGTCCTTCGCGCGCCGCCGCGGTGGTGGTCGCGGTGTCGGTAGCGGCGATCGTCGGGCTCTCCCTCTGGTATCTCGCGCAGCCACAGCCGCTTCTGATCCAGGGCGAGGCCGATGCGACGCGGATCGACGTCGCGGCGCGGGTTGATGGGCGCGTTGGCCAGCGGCCGGTCTCGCGCGGGGACAATGTCGCAGCGGGCCAGCTCCTGGTCGAGATCGACAATCCGCAATTGCTGACGAAGCTGCGCGAGACCGAGGCAGCGAAGCAGGTTGCGCTGGCCGATCTCGCGCGCATCCAGGTCGGCACGCGCGCCGAGGTGGTGGCGCAGCGCAAGGCGGCCGTCGCCTCGAACGAGGCCAACCTGACTCTGGCACAGCAGAATTACGACCGGACGAAGCGGCTCTCGGAGCGCGATTTCGCCTCGGTCCAGAAACTCGACGAGGCGACGGCCACCCTCGACGTCGCCAAGCGCAGCGCCCAGCAGGCGAAGCTCGCCTATGACGAGGCTGTCGCCGGCTACACGCCCGAGGAGCGCGCCGTTGCCAAGGCGTCCGTCGCCAAGGCTGAAGCCGCGATCGAGACCTTGCGTGCGCAGGTGGGGGAGCTCGCGGTGAAAGCGCCCGTCGCGGCTCAGGTCTATCAGCTCGGCATCGAGCTCGGGGAGTATGTCTCGCCCGGCGTATCGCTGCTTTCGCTGGTCGATCTGAGCGATGTCTGGCTGCGTTTCGATCTGCGCGAGGATCTGGTGAAGGGGCTCAAGGTCGGCGAACGCTTCGCGGTCAGGATCCCGGCGCTCGGCGACCAGCTGATAACCGTCGAGGTGCGGACTATCGCCACGCGCGGCGAATATGCCGGCTGGCGGGCGACGCGGGCGACTGGCGATTTCGACCTCAGGACCTTCGAGGTCCGGGCCTATCCGGTCGAGAAGCTGCCGCTGCTGCGGCCCGGCATGAGCGCCTATGCCGACTGGAACAAGGTGCGCTGA
- a CDS encoding ABC transporter permease, which yields MATRPAVGVLAVAARELRWIARDRVALLLVIGIPLIAFALLAATFGNAVIRDLRVDIVDQDRSQSSQNFVQAINAAPGVLVAARSADLSGAMHAIRSGAALATVYIPQNLERDLLAGRRPEVVIFYNKQFFTPGNAASSSLQSALSGAIAKLQGSSGNKGYTPGPLVVEQYVLTNPALNYVQFLLRAVLPTVLHVVVTIAAGYAVGSEFRRRNLAEWLAVAGGSPLTALVGKLIPYLCIFIAMMAVELGIIHGLLEIPFRGNPGMMVAAACLLILAYLCVGALLQLLVKDLPTGLALSGIICSPAFGFAGVGFPALAMSAFAQAWGGVLPLRWYIQILFDQAARGVPVQASAQPFAILAGLAALYFGLAWLRLRAVARGWMPPIRGAAETEPAMATKIGLIASFAVEYRRVLGDRGVFSLIVLAPIIYGVFYPQPYLGQLVKDIPIAVVDDDNTELSRRILQTLDADEAVALAARPASLADAEQALARREVFGILNIPAGTQREVLKGNPARLPAFVDSAYFLLYSRTLQGIQEGIATVRAELSAGSARPDGSLSRAALARGSPVAVLNQPLFNPTGGYGSYIVPAAFMLILQQTLMMGAATLGGVAFESGGHGARRNRGAVTAVLGQGLAHLLLALPGFALYLIVLPRLYGFSASDRVLDLLVIAIPFILSISFLGQFVGSWFAHRETAVLLLIGISLPLFFLVGVAWPPEAIPPLLRSASFALPSTSGIDALVRANQMGAAFVDVFRDWLRLWGLAGLYAVLAILGMQLSGRREASGG from the coding sequence ATGGCCACCCGACCCGCCGTCGGCGTCCTGGCAGTCGCCGCGCGGGAGCTGCGCTGGATTGCGCGTGACAGGGTGGCGCTGCTGCTGGTGATCGGCATCCCGCTGATCGCCTTCGCACTGCTGGCGGCGACCTTCGGCAATGCGGTGATCCGCGATCTCAGGGTCGATATCGTCGATCAGGATCGGTCCCAGAGCTCGCAGAACTTCGTGCAGGCGATCAATGCGGCGCCGGGCGTGCTGGTGGCGGCTCGCTCCGCCGATCTCAGCGGCGCGATGCATGCGATCCGCTCGGGTGCGGCGCTCGCCACGGTCTATATTCCGCAGAATCTCGAGCGCGACCTGCTGGCCGGCCGGCGGCCCGAGGTGGTGATCTTCTACAACAAGCAGTTCTTCACGCCGGGCAATGCGGCGTCGAGCTCCCTGCAGTCGGCGCTCTCCGGCGCCATCGCCAAGCTGCAGGGCAGCTCCGGCAACAAGGGCTATACGCCGGGCCCGCTGGTGGTCGAGCAATATGTCCTGACCAATCCGGCGCTGAACTATGTGCAATTCCTGCTGCGGGCGGTGCTGCCGACGGTGCTGCATGTCGTGGTCACGATAGCGGCTGGCTATGCCGTCGGTTCCGAGTTCAGGCGGCGCAATCTGGCGGAATGGCTCGCGGTCGCCGGCGGCAGCCCGCTGACCGCGCTGGTCGGGAAGTTGATCCCCTATCTCTGCATCTTCATCGCGATGATGGCGGTCGAGCTCGGCATCATCCACGGCCTGCTCGAAATTCCGTTCCGCGGCAATCCGGGAATGATGGTCGCCGCCGCCTGCCTGCTGATCCTGGCCTATCTCTGCGTCGGTGCGCTGCTGCAGCTTCTCGTCAAGGACCTGCCCACCGGTCTGGCATTGAGCGGTATCATCTGCTCGCCGGCCTTCGGTTTCGCCGGCGTCGGCTTTCCCGCCCTGGCGATGAGCGCCTTCGCCCAGGCGTGGGGCGGGGTGCTGCCGCTGCGCTGGTACATCCAGATCCTGTTCGACCAGGCGGCGCGCGGCGTGCCGGTCCAGGCCTCTGCCCAACCCTTCGCCATCCTGGCCGGGCTGGCGGCGCTCTATTTCGGGCTGGCCTGGCTTCGGTTGCGTGCGGTGGCGCGGGGCTGGATGCCGCCGATCCGTGGCGCGGCCGAGACGGAACCGGCCATGGCGACGAAGATCGGGCTCATTGCCTCTTTTGCCGTGGAATATCGTCGCGTCCTCGGTGATCGCGGCGTCTTCAGCCTGATCGTTCTGGCTCCGATCATCTACGGTGTGTTCTACCCGCAGCCCTATCTCGGGCAGCTCGTCAAAGACATCCCGATCGCCGTCGTCGACGATGACAATACCGAGCTCAGCCGGCGAATCCTCCAGACGCTCGATGCGGACGAGGCGGTGGCCCTCGCCGCCCGCCCGGCGAGCCTTGCCGATGCCGAGCAGGCTCTGGCGCGCCGCGAGGTGTTCGGCATCCTCAATATCCCCGCCGGTACGCAGCGGGAGGTGCTCAAGGGCAATCCGGCGCGGCTGCCGGCCTTCGTCGATTCCGCCTATTTCCTGCTCTATAGTCGCACGCTTCAGGGCATTCAGGAGGGCATTGCCACAGTCAGGGCCGAGCTGAGCGCCGGCAGCGCCCGTCCTGATGGCAGCCTCTCCCGCGCAGCGCTGGCTCGCGGCTCCCCGGTCGCCGTGCTGAACCAACCCCTGTTCAACCCCACCGGCGGCTATGGCAGCTATATCGTGCCCGCGGCCTTCATGCTCATTCTGCAGCAGACTCTGATGATGGGGGCGGCGACGCTGGGCGGGGTCGCCTTCGAGAGCGGCGGGCATGGCGCCAGACGCAATCGCGGCGCGGTGACGGCGGTGCTGGGGCAGGGGCTCGCCCATCTCCTGCTGGCGCTTCCCGGCTTCGCGCTTTACCTCATCGTCCTGCCGCGGCTTTACGGTTTCTCCGCCAGCGATCGTGTTCTCGACCTGCTGGTGATCGCGATCCCCTTCATCCTCTCGATCAGCTTCCTCGGGCAGTTCGTCGGCAGCTGGTTCGCGCATCGCGAGACCGCGGTGCTGCTGTTGATCGGCATCAGCCTGCCGCTCTTCTTCCTCGTCGGCGTGGCCTGGCCGCCGGAGGCGATCCCGCCGCTCTTGCGCAGCGCCAGTTTCGCACTGCCGAGCACCTCCGGCATCGATGCGCTGGTGCGGGCCAACCAGATGGGCGCGGCCTTCGTCGACGTGTTCAGGGATTGGCTCCGGTTGTGGGGGCTGGCGGGGCTCTATGCCGTCCTCGCCATTCTCGGCATGCAGTTGTCCGGCAGAAGGGAGGCTTCGGGTGGCTAG
- a CDS encoding HlyD family efflux transporter periplasmic adaptor subunit — protein MARARKPLLLAAALAVVAVGVSLWLRRAEPSPTQVAGMVRQTEIRIAPDTTGRLATVAVAPGQQVRKGDLLAVLDNPDLVALLGEAKAAAESARADRDRVYSGVRAEQVQIAAEAVETGEANQLLAKQQYDRAAALANNSFASQRQLDESTASLAKAQADLDAKTAQAALARAGPTAEERGLADAKVALADATLADLQARLEKTRLTAPVDGTIGIRVAEPGEIIGPGKPVMTLKVDGDRWFAFTMREDTLAGLTLGSRLTLAAAGGRSVPARVTELLPLGEFATWRAARAVGDHDLNAFRVRLDPEGSGQGLEPGMTIWLPER, from the coding sequence GTGGCTAGGGCGAGGAAGCCTCTCCTGCTCGCAGCGGCGCTGGCGGTCGTTGCGGTCGGCGTCAGTCTCTGGCTGCGGCGCGCAGAGCCGTCACCGACGCAGGTTGCGGGCATGGTGCGGCAGACGGAGATCCGCATCGCGCCGGACACGACCGGGCGTCTGGCCACCGTCGCGGTCGCGCCCGGGCAGCAGGTGCGCAAGGGCGATCTCCTGGCCGTGCTCGACAATCCCGATCTGGTCGCACTGCTCGGCGAAGCGAAAGCCGCCGCGGAGAGCGCCCGCGCCGATCGCGACAGGGTCTATTCCGGCGTCCGTGCCGAGCAGGTCCAGATCGCGGCCGAAGCGGTCGAGACCGGTGAGGCCAATCAGTTGCTGGCAAAGCAGCAATATGATCGGGCCGCCGCATTGGCGAACAACAGCTTCGCCAGCCAGCGGCAGCTCGATGAGAGCACGGCCTCCCTCGCCAAGGCACAGGCCGACCTCGATGCCAAGACGGCGCAGGCCGCGCTCGCGCGTGCGGGTCCGACAGCTGAGGAACGCGGCTTGGCCGATGCCAAGGTCGCTTTGGCGGATGCGACGTTGGCGGATCTCCAGGCCCGGCTCGAGAAGACACGGCTGACGGCGCCAGTGGATGGCACCATCGGGATTCGTGTCGCCGAGCCCGGCGAGATCATCGGGCCGGGCAAGCCCGTGATGACCCTCAAGGTCGATGGCGACCGATGGTTCGCCTTCACCATGCGCGAGGACACGCTGGCGGGGTTGACGCTCGGGAGCCGGCTGACGCTGGCGGCTGCGGGCGGGCGCAGCGTTCCGGCGCGCGTGACCGAGCTGCTCCCGCTCGGCGAGTTCGCAACCTGGCGCGCCGCGCGGGCCGTCGGCGATCATGATCTCAATGCCTTCCGTGTCCGGCTGGACCCCGAGGGCAGCGGCCAGGGCCTTGAGCCGGGGATGACCATATGGCTGCCGGAGCGTTGA